One genomic window of Bacteroidota bacterium includes the following:
- the dnaE gene encoding DNA polymerase III subunit alpha, with translation MPDFTHLHVHTQYSILDGAASIKGLLSRAKEFDMKALAITDHGNLYGVLNFCVKAREQGIKPIIGCEMYVARRGCQNRSGKVDRSGYHLILLARNLTGYKNLSRLSSLGYKRENFYYTPRIDKDLLRQYHEGLIASSACLGGEIASAILEQDEHKAENALKEYIDIFGGDFYLELMDHGLPEQKTVNTALIRLAKKHGVKVIATNDVHFIHSEDFEAHHILICLNTGKDADSEDSMHYTGNEFLRSSDEMAELFRDMPEALANTMEVVGKIENFDITTDKVILPRFPLPPDFKTQDEYLRHLTYEGARKRYAVVTEEIKQRLDFELEVISKMDYPGYFLIVQDFINAARERGVIVGPGRGSAAGSAVAFCTGITNIDPIKYNLLFERFLNPERVSMPDIDIDFDDEGREQVLKYVVGKYGEEKVAQIVTFGTMAARLAIRDVGRVLKLPLDETDRLAKLVPDKPGTSLNRAYREVPELENIKRNGPELARKTLVFAEILEGSTRHTGTHACGVIIGPDNLMEYIPLATAKDSSLMVTQYEGKMVEQVGMLKMDFLGLKTLSIIRDAVDNVYKRHGIRIDIENLALNDKKTFELYQHGETIGTFQFESDGMRGYLRELKPTDFEDLIAMNALYRPGPMEFIKNYIRRKYNIEKTVYPHPLLEGILKPTYGIMVYQEQIMQAAQVIAGFSLAKADLLRRAMGKKQKDVMEQQRADFVEGASHKGIDEQKASEVFSIIQEFANYGFNRSHSAAYSVIAYQTAYLKAHYPAEYMAAVLTHNLSDIKKITYFIDECKRQQISVLGPDINESDMKFVVNKKGEIRFGLAAIKGIGETAVEHIIEERDKNGPFSDIFDLALRVNLRSVNKRCIEALAKAGAFDSFAGTHRAQYFFHEDGEETTFLEKVIRHAADFQYKQNSSQVSLFGEDVAVSGPSIQLPSCEPWTKMDIIKNEKEVTGFYMSGHPLDDFRVEIHNFCNVEIADFKDKLPEFKSRGELSFCGIVTEVTQRTSQKGNPFGIFIIEDYNDSIKLHLFSEDYLKMKHLLVPGTALLAKTKIEPRYDSETLLGIRTSSLYLLSEVLDRFTNQVTLLLNLSEITSERIDQISELIKKHKGKCPLKFLITDPDENLSVEMLSPKLKILVSDFISEIRQMPEFSFKIN, from the coding sequence ATGCCAGATTTTACTCATTTACACGTACATACACAATACTCGATACTGGATGGTGCTGCCAGCATCAAGGGATTGCTCTCGAGGGCAAAAGAATTCGATATGAAGGCATTGGCCATCACAGACCATGGTAACTTATACGGGGTTCTTAACTTTTGCGTGAAAGCCAGAGAACAGGGCATTAAACCTATCATCGGTTGTGAGATGTACGTGGCAAGGAGGGGATGCCAGAACAGATCAGGCAAAGTTGACAGAAGCGGTTATCACCTCATTCTGCTGGCCAGGAATCTGACAGGTTATAAAAATCTTTCCAGGCTGAGTTCGCTCGGATACAAGAGGGAGAATTTTTACTATACACCGCGCATTGACAAGGATTTACTCCGGCAGTACCACGAGGGGCTCATTGCCAGCTCAGCCTGCCTGGGAGGAGAGATAGCTTCAGCCATCCTGGAACAGGATGAACATAAAGCAGAAAATGCCCTGAAGGAATATATCGATATTTTCGGCGGGGATTTCTATCTGGAATTGATGGATCATGGCTTGCCGGAGCAAAAAACCGTTAATACCGCCCTCATCAGGTTGGCTAAAAAACATGGCGTCAAAGTAATTGCCACCAATGATGTTCATTTCATTCACTCCGAAGATTTCGAAGCCCATCATATACTCATCTGCCTGAATACCGGCAAGGATGCCGATTCGGAGGATAGCATGCATTATACCGGTAATGAATTCCTCAGGTCATCTGATGAGATGGCTGAGCTGTTTCGTGATATGCCGGAAGCTCTGGCCAACACGATGGAAGTCGTGGGAAAAATTGAAAATTTCGACATCACCACCGACAAGGTCATTCTGCCAAGGTTTCCATTACCACCTGATTTCAAAACACAAGATGAGTACCTGCGTCATCTGACGTATGAAGGTGCCAGAAAACGTTATGCGGTTGTTACCGAAGAGATCAAACAGCGCCTGGATTTTGAGCTCGAGGTGATCAGCAAGATGGATTACCCGGGATATTTTCTGATTGTCCAGGATTTTATCAATGCTGCCCGTGAGAGAGGCGTCATCGTCGGGCCCGGCAGGGGCTCTGCTGCCGGATCGGCAGTGGCCTTCTGTACCGGCATCACCAACATCGACCCCATTAAGTATAACCTTCTTTTTGAACGGTTTCTCAATCCCGAAAGGGTTTCCATGCCTGATATCGACATTGATTTTGATGACGAAGGACGGGAACAGGTGCTGAAATATGTCGTCGGCAAATATGGTGAGGAGAAGGTGGCTCAGATCGTCACTTTTGGCACTATGGCCGCCAGGCTGGCCATAAGGGATGTCGGCCGCGTCCTTAAATTGCCACTTGATGAAACCGACCGCCTGGCCAAGCTGGTGCCCGATAAGCCCGGCACATCCCTCAACAGGGCATACAGGGAAGTGCCGGAGCTGGAAAACATCAAAAGGAATGGCCCTGAGCTGGCACGAAAAACACTGGTGTTCGCCGAGATCCTTGAAGGCTCTACACGTCATACAGGCACACATGCCTGCGGTGTCATCATCGGACCTGATAATCTCATGGAATATATCCCGCTGGCCACAGCCAAAGACTCCTCCCTTATGGTTACCCAGTATGAAGGGAAAATGGTTGAACAGGTCGGCATGCTGAAGATGGACTTCCTCGGTCTGAAAACACTGTCGATCATCAGGGATGCGGTCGATAATGTATATAAGCGGCATGGCATCAGGATAGATATTGAAAACCTTGCACTCAACGATAAAAAGACATTTGAACTGTACCAGCACGGTGAGACCATAGGTACCTTCCAATTTGAATCGGACGGTATGAGAGGATACCTGAGGGAATTAAAGCCCACCGATTTTGAGGACCTTATTGCCATGAATGCTTTATACCGCCCGGGGCCCATGGAGTTTATCAAAAATTATATCCGCCGGAAATATAATATCGAAAAAACTGTATATCCCCATCCTTTGCTGGAGGGTATTTTAAAGCCGACTTATGGCATCATGGTTTACCAGGAGCAGATCATGCAGGCAGCCCAGGTCATCGCCGGTTTCAGCCTGGCCAAAGCCGACCTGTTGCGGCGTGCCATGGGCAAGAAACAGAAGGATGTCATGGAACAGCAGAGAGCCGACTTTGTCGAGGGCGCCTCTCACAAAGGTATCGATGAGCAGAAAGCATCGGAAGTGTTCAGCATCATACAGGAATTTGCCAACTATGGGTTTAACCGGTCGCATTCGGCAGCATACTCGGTAATAGCCTATCAAACAGCTTATCTGAAGGCGCATTACCCTGCCGAATATATGGCTGCTGTTCTTACCCATAACCTGAGTGATATCAAAAAAATAACCTATTTCATTGATGAGTGCAAACGGCAGCAAATATCTGTTTTAGGCCCAGATATCAATGAAAGTGATATGAAATTCGTCGTCAACAAAAAGGGTGAGATACGTTTTGGGCTGGCAGCCATAAAAGGTATCGGCGAAACAGCGGTAGAGCACATCATTGAGGAACGCGATAAAAACGGACCTTTCAGCGACATTTTTGACCTGGCCCTGCGCGTCAACCTGCGTTCCGTGAATAAACGTTGTATTGAGGCCCTGGCCAAGGCAGGAGCTTTCGACAGCTTCGCAGGGACACACAGGGCACAGTATTTCTTTCATGAGGACGGCGAGGAAACGACGTTTCTTGAAAAGGTCATCCGCCATGCCGCTGACTTTCAGTACAAGCAGAATTCATCGCAGGTGTCCCTGTTCGGCGAAGATGTCGCTGTCAGCGGGCCTTCCATCCAACTGCCATCCTGTGAGCCATGGACAAAAATGGATATTATCAAGAATGAAAAAGAGGTGACAGGCTTTTATATGTCAGGTCATCCACTGGATGATTTCAGAGTCGAAATCCACAACTTCTGCAATGTCGAAATAGCTGATTTTAAGGACAAACTGCCGGAATTCAAATCCAGGGGAGAGCTGTCATTTTGCGGCATCGTCACTGAGGTTACACAACGCACCTCACAGAAAGGCAACCCATTCGGCATATTTATTATCGAAGACTATAATGATTCAATAAAGCTTCACCTGTTCTCTGAAGATTATCTCAAAATGAAGCATCTGCTGGTTCCAGGCACGGCATTGCTGGCTAAGACGAAGATAGAACCGCGTTATGACTCGGAAACACTGCTCGGAATAAGAACCAGCAGCCTTTACTTGCTCTCTGAGGTGCTCGACAGGTTCACTAACCAGGTGACACTCCTCCTCAACCTTTCCGAAATCACCAGTGAACGCATAGACCAGATTTCGGAGCTGATAAAAAAACATAAGGGCAAATGCCCGTTAAAATTCCTTATCACCGATCCGGATGAAAACCTTAGTGTGGAAATGCTATCACCAAAGCTGAAAATCCTGGTGTCGGATTTCATAAGCGAGATCAGGCAAATGCCGGAGTTCAGCTTCAAGATTAATTAA
- a CDS encoding valine--tRNA ligase: MLIPPKYDPSHTEDKWYAYWMENGFFRSVPDEREPYTIVIPPPNVTGVLHMGHILNNTIQDILVRRARMQGKNALWLPGTDHASIATEAKVVAKLSEAGIDKSSITREEFLRHAWEWKEKHGGIILEQLKKLGASCDWSRTRFTMDEGMYESVIQVFIDLYDKGLVYRGVRMVNWDPKALTALSDEEVIYKEVNSKLYYVRYKIEGTDDGWVTIATTRPETILGDTAVCMNPADKRYKRLAGKRVLVPLINRSIPVIFDDYVDMEFGTGCLKITPAHDINDYTIGLKYNLETIDIFNDDGTLSPAALLYVGGDRFDVREKISAELAEKGYMVKIEDYVNKVGYSERTDAAIEPKLSLQWFLKMPALAKPALDVVNNDVVKFHPAKFKNTYRHWMENVRDWCISRQLWWGHRIPAWYLPNREVVVAINREEAYRIAKERFKINGLKIDDLKQDEDVLDTWFSSWLWPISVFDGIRYPDNPDIKYYYPTNELVTAPEILFFWVARMIMAGLEYRKDIPFHNVYLTGIVRDKLGRKMSKSLGNSPDPIELMGKYGADGVRVGMLFTSPAGNDLPFDEVLCEQGRNFSNKIWNALRLLKGWTVDEQIKQPQSSRISIAWFEARLNESIGIIDEQYRKYRISEALMSVYKLIWDDFCSWYLEMIKPEYGKAIDKVTFNVTVAFFEKLMQLLHPFMPFITEEIWHMLRERKQKECIIISRMPEKKRYSHKTLMKFDFAKDVIVAIRNVRKEKNIPVREAIELSVKKNFDEEPDTTFDSVAVKLCNLSGVNYVDEKVEHALTFMVRSTEFYIPLTSSVDVEAEIKKLEDELAYMQGFLNTVMKKLGNERFVAGAPKNVVDMELKKKADAEAKIRVVEDQLAMLRRK; encoded by the coding sequence ATGCTGATTCCGCCGAAATACGATCCATCCCACACTGAAGACAAATGGTATGCATACTGGATGGAAAATGGATTTTTCAGGTCCGTTCCTGATGAGAGGGAACCGTATACCATTGTGATACCTCCACCGAATGTGACAGGCGTACTGCATATGGGTCACATCCTGAATAATACGATTCAGGATATTTTAGTCCGTCGTGCCAGGATGCAGGGGAAAAATGCATTATGGCTCCCGGGCACCGACCATGCCTCCATTGCTACCGAGGCAAAGGTTGTGGCTAAGCTCAGTGAAGCCGGCATTGACAAGTCATCCATCACACGAGAGGAATTCCTGCGGCATGCATGGGAGTGGAAGGAAAAGCATGGCGGTATTATCCTGGAGCAACTTAAGAAGCTTGGCGCTTCCTGCGACTGGTCCAGGACGCGTTTTACCATGGATGAAGGCATGTATGAGTCTGTCATCCAGGTGTTCATTGACCTGTATGACAAAGGATTGGTGTACCGTGGTGTCCGCATGGTCAACTGGGATCCCAAAGCGCTGACAGCCCTGTCGGATGAAGAGGTCATCTATAAAGAGGTGAATTCCAAATTGTATTATGTACGTTACAAGATCGAAGGAACGGATGATGGATGGGTCACCATTGCCACCACACGTCCTGAGACTATACTTGGTGACACGGCAGTATGCATGAATCCTGCAGATAAACGGTATAAACGCTTGGCCGGCAAACGTGTTCTTGTTCCACTCATAAACCGCTCCATTCCGGTCATATTTGATGATTATGTCGACATGGAATTTGGCACCGGATGCCTGAAGATCACACCGGCACACGACATTAACGACTATACCATCGGGCTGAAATATAATCTCGAAACTATCGACATCTTTAATGATGACGGTACCCTGAGCCCTGCGGCACTTTTGTATGTCGGAGGAGATCGCTTTGACGTTCGGGAAAAGATCTCGGCGGAACTGGCTGAGAAAGGTTACATGGTCAAGATCGAAGACTATGTGAACAAAGTTGGATATTCTGAAAGAACGGATGCTGCCATTGAACCCAAGCTGTCGCTGCAGTGGTTCCTTAAAATGCCGGCACTGGCAAAACCTGCCCTTGATGTGGTCAACAACGACGTGGTGAAATTCCATCCTGCCAAGTTTAAAAATACATACCGTCACTGGATGGAGAATGTCCGTGACTGGTGCATATCACGGCAGTTATGGTGGGGGCACAGAATACCGGCATGGTATCTGCCCAACAGGGAGGTCGTGGTTGCTATTAACAGGGAAGAAGCTTACAGGATAGCGAAAGAACGATTCAAGATTAACGGATTGAAGATTGACGATTTAAAGCAGGATGAAGATGTACTCGATACATGGTTTTCATCGTGGTTGTGGCCCATTTCGGTTTTTGATGGCATACGGTACCCTGACAATCCTGACATTAAATATTATTATCCGACAAATGAACTCGTCACCGCGCCGGAAATACTCTTCTTCTGGGTGGCACGCATGATCATGGCAGGATTGGAATACCGGAAAGATATACCCTTCCATAATGTCTACCTCACCGGCATCGTGCGTGATAAGCTTGGCCGCAAGATGTCGAAGTCGCTGGGTAACTCACCCGACCCCATTGAACTGATGGGCAAATATGGCGCCGATGGCGTGCGCGTCGGCATGCTGTTCACCTCACCTGCAGGCAACGACCTGCCCTTTGATGAGGTGCTGTGCGAACAGGGACGTAATTTCAGCAATAAGATATGGAATGCCTTACGGCTGTTGAAAGGATGGACGGTTGACGAACAAATTAAACAACCACAATCCTCCAGGATTTCAATAGCCTGGTTTGAAGCGCGCCTGAATGAGTCCATCGGGATCATTGACGAACAGTACCGGAAATACCGGATTTCGGAAGCTCTGATGTCGGTGTACAAACTTATATGGGATGACTTCTGCTCTTGGTATCTGGAGATGATCAAGCCGGAATATGGCAAAGCCATCGATAAGGTTACTTTTAATGTTACTGTCGCCTTCTTTGAGAAGCTCATGCAACTGTTACATCCCTTCATGCCCTTTATCACCGAGGAGATATGGCACATGTTACGTGAGAGGAAGCAGAAGGAGTGCATCATCATATCGCGGATGCCTGAGAAAAAGAGGTACAGTCACAAAACCCTCATGAAATTTGACTTTGCGAAAGATGTGATCGTCGCGATCCGGAACGTCCGTAAAGAAAAGAATATTCCTGTAAGAGAAGCAATAGAATTGTCGGTTAAAAAGAATTTCGACGAAGAGCCCGATACAACGTTCGACAGTGTCGCTGTCAAATTATGCAATTTGTCAGGGGTAAATTATGTGGATGAAAAAGTTGAGCATGCATTGACCTTTATGGTCCGTTCCACAGAGTTCTATATTCCTCTGACCAGCTCGGTGGATGTTGAGGCAGAGATCAAAAAGCTGGAGGATGAATTAGCGTATATGCAGGGCTTTCTGAATACAGTGATGAAAAAGCTTGGCAATGAGCGTTTCGTAGCCGGCGCACCGAAGAATGTTGTTGACATGGAGCTAAAGAAAAAAGCCGATGCCGAGGCAAAGATCAGGGTGGTAGAGGATCAGTTGGCGATGCTGAGGAGGAAATGA
- a CDS encoding AMP-binding protein: MDEKPGMNLPVLFKKTVKTYGHCNAMAIVGEVPKTYQEIDRHIRALIAFLEQLGINPGDKVAILSPNMPNWGITYYAITFMGAVAVPLLPDFLPGEIENILNHSESKAIFVSESLSDKVSSIKSDFLKDTVIIDDFLVKKSENSGVFFNPDAEPAREYQVKDDDLASIIYTSGTTGKSKGVMLSHKNICFNALKGKVVQPVDENDRFLSILPLSHTYENTLGLILPMLGGSCIYYIGKSPTPGVLLPALKIVKPTVMLTVPLIIEKIYRTKILPTLTKSWISKALYKIPSVRRVMNRIAGKKLMKTFGGKLHFFGIGGAKLDRNVESFLIEARFPYAIGYGLTETSPLLAGVNPQTIRLESTGPAIEGVQLKINNPDKHTAEGEIWAKGPNVMMGYFKEPLLTKEVITADGWFKTGDLGVFDKDGYLYIKGRIKNIIVGANGENIYPEEIESVINNFPLVNESLVVEKKGKLVALVHFNHEEIEQRYHHLKNHVENYVERKKEESLIEIREYVNKRVNKFSQLQTVIVQPDPFKKTPTHKIKRFLYT; the protein is encoded by the coding sequence ATGGATGAAAAACCAGGGATGAATCTTCCGGTGTTATTTAAGAAAACCGTGAAGACATATGGTCACTGCAATGCAATGGCTATCGTCGGTGAAGTTCCAAAAACCTATCAGGAGATTGACCGCCACATACGGGCATTAATAGCTTTTCTGGAGCAACTAGGCATTAATCCTGGCGACAAAGTTGCCATCCTCAGCCCGAATATGCCCAACTGGGGTATCACTTATTACGCTATTACATTCATGGGAGCTGTTGCTGTTCCTTTATTACCTGATTTTCTTCCGGGAGAAATCGAGAACATCCTAAACCATTCCGAGTCGAAGGCTATTTTTGTTTCGGAAAGTTTATCGGATAAGGTTAGCAGCATCAAGAGCGACTTTTTAAAAGACACAGTCATTATTGATGACTTTTTGGTCAAAAAATCTGAAAATTCGGGTGTTTTCTTTAATCCCGATGCCGAGCCTGCCAGAGAATACCAGGTTAAAGATGATGACCTGGCATCCATCATTTACACATCAGGCACTACCGGTAAGTCGAAAGGAGTGATGCTTTCGCATAAAAATATCTGCTTCAATGCTTTAAAAGGAAAAGTGGTTCAGCCTGTCGATGAAAACGACCGGTTTCTTTCTATCCTTCCTCTTTCCCACACTTATGAAAACACACTGGGACTTATTCTTCCGATGCTGGGCGGATCATGTATATATTACATAGGCAAATCACCCACACCGGGAGTGTTACTTCCGGCCCTGAAGATTGTTAAACCCACAGTGATGCTGACTGTACCACTCATCATCGAAAAAATATACCGGACCAAAATATTGCCTACCCTGACTAAAAGTTGGATTTCCAAAGCCTTGTATAAAATTCCCTCTGTCAGAAGGGTAATGAACCGGATTGCCGGCAAGAAACTCATGAAAACCTTTGGTGGCAAGCTGCATTTTTTTGGCATCGGCGGAGCCAAGCTTGACAGGAACGTTGAAAGTTTCCTCATCGAAGCCAGGTTTCCCTATGCTATCGGATATGGGCTGACCGAAACCTCACCTTTGCTGGCAGGTGTAAATCCCCAGACCATCAGGCTTGAGTCGACAGGTCCCGCTATCGAAGGCGTGCAGTTGAAAATTAATAATCCTGACAAACACACCGCTGAAGGTGAAATCTGGGCCAAAGGCCCGAATGTGATGATGGGCTATTTCAAGGAACCACTCCTTACCAAAGAGGTGATAACCGCTGATGGATGGTTTAAAACCGGTGACCTGGGAGTGTTTGACAAAGATGGTTACTTGTATATTAAAGGACGGATAAAAAACATCATTGTAGGCGCAAATGGTGAAAATATTTACCCTGAAGAGATTGAATCGGTCATCAACAACTTTCCGCTTGTAAATGAATCACTTGTCGTGGAAAAAAAAGGTAAACTTGTTGCCCTGGTCCATTTTAACCATGAAGAAATTGAACAGCGCTACCACCACTTGAAAAACCACGTAGAGAATTATGTGGAGCGAAAAAAAGAGGAGTCGCTGATTGAAATACGCGAATATGTTAATAAGAGGGTAAATAAATTCTCACAATTGCAAACAGTCATTGTTCAGCCCGATCCGTTCAAAAAAACTCCTACGCATAAAATCAAGCGGTTTCTTTATACCTGA
- a CDS encoding DUF4159 domain-containing protein yields MKYQFLIIIAAFFGFTSLVAQPSIQIALLKYKGGGDWYANPTSLTNLIDFCNKNLGTRINGDYATVEPGDPDIFNYPFIHMTGHGNVVFTEEEARNLRKYLIAGGFLHIDDNYGLDQYIRPQIKKIFPELDIVELPFDFPIYHQKFEFKNGLPKIHEHDGKPPQGFGLIWEGRLVCFYTYECDLGDGWEDQAVHKDSEETRLKALQMGANIIQYVFMQ; encoded by the coding sequence ATGAAATACCAGTTCTTAATCATAATAGCAGCTTTTTTCGGATTCACAAGCCTCGTCGCCCAGCCATCAATTCAAATAGCCCTTCTGAAATACAAAGGCGGCGGCGACTGGTACGCCAATCCCACATCCCTGACCAATCTCATTGACTTTTGCAATAAAAATCTTGGCACACGGATTAACGGCGACTATGCCACCGTGGAGCCCGGTGACCCGGATATCTTTAACTACCCCTTTATCCATATGACCGGCCATGGAAATGTCGTCTTTACTGAGGAAGAAGCCCGGAACCTTAGAAAGTACCTTATCGCAGGGGGTTTCTTGCACATTGATGACAACTACGGCCTTGATCAGTACATCCGCCCTCAGATTAAAAAGATATTCCCGGAACTGGATATCGTTGAGCTGCCATTTGATTTCCCTATTTATCACCAGAAGTTCGAATTTAAAAACGGGTTGCCAAAAATTCATGAGCATGATGGCAAGCCCCCGCAGGGTTTCGGACTGATATGGGAAGGACGGCTGGTGTGCTTTTATACCTATGAATGCGACCTTGGCGATGGATGGGAAGACCAGGCTGTCCATAAGGACTCGGAAGAGACACGCCTGAAAGCGCTTCAGATGGGAGCCAATATCATACAGTATGTGTTTATGCAGTAG
- a CDS encoding sugar porter family MFS transporter — protein sequence MKRALLIYTFIAALGGLLFGFDTAVINGALPFFTTHFGLTEAMKGWAVSSALIGCIMGALFIGRPGDIFGRRYMLRILAVLFLISAIGTGLANNLTVFVIFRFIGGLAIGGSSVLSPMYISEIAPPHQRGRLAITFQLAIVIGILVAFFSDYLLLNTGPNNWRWMFLAGAVPAIAFFILLFFVSRSPRWLVKTGRIEEARRVLKEVNAEADCERTISEIHDSINSEVMNKSIYLFKKPYLKLILIGIAVGMFNQFTGINIIMYYATDIFRSAGFSTGSAIGQTVLIGCTNLIFTLVAMTIIDRIGRKKLLLTGAIGMAIFLGLFSYAFISGNIGGYLLLIMLIGFIGFFAASQGAVIWVLLSEMFPNNIRARGSAIGSFSHWFFNALLTFLFPVIAGTIGTGVVFIFYAVATLVSFFFFKKFLVETKGKSLEELERVVINK from the coding sequence ATGAAGCGCGCATTGCTGATTTACACTTTTATCGCAGCCCTTGGAGGATTGCTTTTTGGTTTCGACACAGCTGTTATCAACGGCGCATTACCTTTTTTTACAACGCATTTCGGGCTCACGGAAGCCATGAAGGGGTGGGCTGTCAGTTCGGCACTCATCGGATGCATTATGGGTGCCTTATTTATCGGACGGCCCGGTGATATTTTCGGAAGGAGATATATGTTACGGATCCTGGCTGTTTTATTTCTTATCTCAGCCATCGGAACAGGGCTTGCCAATAACCTGACGGTTTTTGTCATTTTCCGATTTATTGGCGGACTGGCTATTGGCGGATCATCCGTGCTCTCACCCATGTATATATCGGAGATAGCTCCTCCTCATCAGAGGGGGCGGCTGGCCATCACGTTTCAGCTGGCTATTGTCATCGGTATCCTTGTGGCTTTCTTTTCGGATTATCTGTTATTGAACACAGGACCAAATAACTGGAGATGGATGTTCCTTGCAGGAGCAGTACCTGCCATAGCCTTTTTTATCCTGTTATTTTTTGTCAGCCGCAGCCCCAGGTGGCTGGTTAAAACAGGCAGGATCGAAGAAGCCCGGAGAGTTTTGAAAGAAGTGAATGCTGAAGCCGATTGTGAACGAACCATTAGTGAAATACACGATTCGATCAATAGCGAGGTAATGAATAAAAGCATCTACCTCTTTAAAAAACCCTATCTGAAGCTTATACTCATCGGCATTGCCGTGGGCATGTTCAATCAGTTCACCGGTATAAACATCATCATGTATTATGCAACGGATATCTTCCGGTCGGCCGGCTTCTCAACAGGTTCAGCCATCGGTCAAACCGTACTCATAGGATGTACCAACCTGATATTTACTCTTGTTGCGATGACCATCATCGATAGGATCGGACGAAAAAAGCTCTTGCTGACCGGTGCTATCGGCATGGCCATCTTCCTTGGTTTATTCTCATATGCTTTCATTTCCGGTAATATCGGTGGATATCTGCTGCTCATCATGCTGATCGGTTTCATCGGGTTCTTTGCCGCCTCACAGGGCGCAGTCATCTGGGTGCTGCTCTCCGAGATGTTCCCCAATAACATCAGGGCACGGGGATCAGCTATCGGCTCATTCTCGCATTGGTTCTTTAATGCGCTGCTAACTTTCCTTTTCCCCGTCATAGCAGGTACTATTGGGACAGGCGTTGTTTTTATATTTTATGCTGTGGCCACTCTGGTGAGCTTCTTCTTCTTTAAAAAATTCCTTGTCGAAACCAAGGGGAAATCTCTTGAAGAACTGGAGAGGGTGGTCATAAATAAATGA
- a CDS encoding DUF58 domain-containing protein, which yields MEYSIDQNRLQPYGHLEFIAGQVVEGFIVGLHKSPFHGFSVEFAEHRQYNAGESIKHIDWKLYGRTDRLYTKRFEEETNLRCQFIIDNSSSMYFPVKENLSIDNPNKITFSIYAVAALMHMLKKQRDAAGLSIFSDTIEMHTLAKSSSVHYKYLITELEKMLKPIALTTHKNTFATASLHEIADRIHKRSLVIIFSDMMESRSNADELFSALQHLKYNKHEVILFHVMDKNKELDFDFDNRPYKFIDMETGEEIKILPHEVKEQYVSTLSKFKNELKLRCGKYHIDFVEADINRGFNQILLPYLLKREKMY from the coding sequence TTGGAATATTCCATCGATCAAAACCGGCTTCAGCCTTATGGCCATCTGGAATTCATTGCAGGCCAGGTTGTGGAAGGATTCATCGTCGGCCTTCATAAAAGCCCCTTTCATGGTTTTTCGGTTGAGTTTGCCGAACACAGGCAATACAATGCCGGGGAATCGATAAAACATATCGACTGGAAACTTTATGGCCGCACCGACAGGCTGTATACCAAACGCTTTGAGGAAGAAACAAACCTCCGCTGCCAGTTCATCATCGACAACTCTTCATCAATGTACTTTCCTGTCAAAGAAAATCTTTCAATAGATAATCCCAACAAGATCACCTTCAGCATATACGCCGTTGCCGCACTAATGCATATGCTGAAGAAACAGCGCGACGCAGCCGGACTGAGCATCTTTTCCGATACGATTGAGATGCATACCCTGGCAAAATCCAGCTCCGTGCACTATAAATACCTCATCACGGAACTGGAAAAAATGCTGAAGCCCATTGCACTGACGACACATAAAAATACCTTTGCAACAGCCTCTCTGCATGAAATAGCCGATAGGATACATAAACGTTCCCTGGTAATTATTTTCAGCGACATGATGGAAAGCCGCAGCAATGCCGATGAACTTTTTTCTGCACTGCAGCACCTGAAATACAACAAACATGAAGTGATCCTGTTCCATGTCATGGATAAAAATAAAGAACTCGATTTCGACTTCGACAACAGACCCTATAAGTTTATCGACATGGAAACAGGCGAGGAAATTAAAATTTTACCTCATGAGGTTAAGGAGCAATATGTCAGTACATTGAGTAAATTCAAAAATGAGCTCAAGCTGCGTTGTGGCAAGTATCATATCGACTTTGTTGAAGCTGACATTAACCGTGGATTTAACCAGATTCTGCTGCCGTATTTGCTGAAGAGGGAGAAGATGTATTGA
- the trxA gene encoding thioredoxin, with protein MALEITDANFDDMILKSGKPAIVDVWAVWCGPCRMVAPIIEDIAKEYEGRIVVGKLDVDNNPAVTAKYGIRNIPTILFFKNGEIVDRQVGAVPKTALVAKLEKYL; from the coding sequence ATGGCTTTAGAAATTACGGATGCGAATTTCGACGATATGATTTTAAAATCCGGGAAACCCGCTATTGTCGATGTGTGGGCAGTATGGTGTGGGCCATGCCGGATGGTGGCTCCCATCATCGAAGATATTGCTAAGGAATATGAAGGGCGCATCGTCGTCGGGAAACTCGACGTAGATAATAATCCGGCGGTTACAGCCAAATACGGCATAAGAAATATCCCCACCATTTTATTTTTCAAGAATGGAGAAATCGTCGATAGGCAGGTTGGCGCCGTTCCCAAAACCGCACTGGTGGCAAAACTTGAAAAATATCTTTAA